One Pullulanibacillus sp. KACC 23026 DNA segment encodes these proteins:
- a CDS encoding beta-L-arabinofuranosidase domain-containing protein has translation MGESSVEKLIPKVSLTDTFWSQYQDIVKKNMIPYQWQALNDQLPDAEPSHAIENFRIAAGESDGEFYGMIFQDSDVAKWLEAVAFSLETEANPELERLADEVIDLIGRAQRSDGYLNTYYTVKEPEKRWTNLKDNHELYCAGHLIEAAVAYYKATGKETFLHIMSKYADYIDTVFGEEEGKLSGYPGHQEIELALVKLYDVTGNENYLKLSKYFIDERGKQPHYFDIEKNKRQNTESWNEDTYAYHQAHQPVREQSEAVGHAVRAVYMYTAMADLAAKTNDESLKAACKRLWENVTRKQMYVTGGMGSMVAGEAFSFNYDLPNDLSYTETCASIGLVFWANRMLNLEANSDYADIMELALYNGTISGMDLDGKKFFYVNPLEVLPEASEKRPDKRHVKPVRQSWFGCACCPPNLARLIASIGHYIYSQKDNDLFVHLYMGNETAFDIEDVHVAVKQKTDYPWDGKVVINIDPDREHLFSMAFRIPGWAKGTQIKINGERLDQQALTKDGYVYIKRQWKKNDQVELNFPMVAERIYSNPQVRHNVGKVAIKRGPVVYCLEQADNGENLHAIKLPRSAELTAQFEGSLLNGVVVITADAVRIDENQWDQALYQATSVQTVPNPIKAIPYYAWCNREQGEMLVWINEA, from the coding sequence ATGGGTGAATCGTCAGTGGAAAAGCTTATACCAAAAGTCAGCCTCACAGATACTTTCTGGAGCCAGTACCAAGATATCGTTAAGAAAAATATGATCCCTTATCAGTGGCAGGCATTAAATGATCAGTTGCCAGATGCAGAACCAAGTCATGCCATAGAAAATTTTCGGATTGCAGCTGGAGAATCAGATGGTGAGTTTTATGGAATGATTTTTCAAGACAGTGATGTTGCCAAATGGCTTGAGGCGGTTGCTTTTAGCTTAGAAACGGAAGCAAATCCTGAACTTGAGCGCCTGGCTGATGAGGTGATTGATCTTATAGGAAGAGCTCAAAGGTCAGATGGTTATTTAAACACTTACTATACGGTTAAAGAGCCGGAAAAACGTTGGACGAATTTGAAAGATAATCATGAATTATATTGTGCCGGCCATTTAATTGAAGCGGCAGTAGCTTATTATAAAGCCACTGGTAAAGAAACATTTCTCCATATCATGAGCAAATATGCGGATTATATTGATACTGTATTTGGTGAAGAAGAAGGGAAACTTAGCGGCTATCCGGGCCATCAAGAGATTGAACTAGCCCTTGTTAAGTTATACGATGTGACAGGAAATGAAAACTACTTGAAGTTAAGTAAGTATTTTATCGATGAGCGAGGAAAACAGCCGCATTACTTTGATATTGAAAAAAATAAGCGGCAGAATACTGAAAGTTGGAACGAGGATACATATGCTTACCATCAGGCTCATCAGCCGGTTCGTGAACAATCAGAGGCCGTGGGGCATGCTGTCCGCGCTGTCTATATGTACACAGCGATGGCGGACCTTGCAGCGAAAACCAATGATGAGTCTCTAAAAGCAGCCTGTAAGCGGCTGTGGGAGAACGTGACGCGAAAGCAAATGTATGTGACCGGCGGAATGGGCTCGATGGTGGCTGGGGAAGCCTTTTCATTTAATTACGACTTGCCAAACGATCTTTCTTATACGGAAACATGTGCCTCCATCGGTCTTGTGTTTTGGGCGAATCGTATGCTGAATCTTGAAGCAAACAGTGACTATGCAGATATTATGGAATTGGCGCTTTATAATGGCACGATCAGCGGGATGGATTTGGACGGGAAGAAATTTTTCTATGTGAACCCTTTAGAGGTTCTGCCTGAGGCCAGTGAAAAACGTCCTGACAAAAGACATGTGAAGCCTGTCCGCCAATCTTGGTTTGGCTGCGCTTGCTGTCCGCCAAATCTGGCTCGACTAATTGCTTCAATTGGCCATTATATTTATTCACAGAAGGATAACGACTTGTTTGTTCATCTGTACATGGGGAATGAAACAGCTTTTGATATTGAAGATGTCCATGTTGCTGTTAAGCAAAAGACGGATTACCCCTGGGACGGAAAGGTTGTCATAAATATAGACCCAGATCGCGAGCATCTATTTTCTATGGCCTTTAGAATTCCTGGCTGGGCTAAAGGAACTCAGATTAAAATAAATGGGGAGCGTCTCGATCAGCAAGCGTTAACGAAAGACGGCTATGTGTATATTAAAAGGCAATGGAAGAAAAATGACCAAGTTGAACTGAATTTTCCAATGGTGGCTGAAAGAATTTACTCAAACCCGCAAGTTCGCCATAATGTTGGAAAAGTGGCCATTAAGCGCGGACCTGTTGTCTACTGTCTCGAACAGGCGGATAACGGAGAGAATTTACATGCCATCAAGCTTCCGCGTTCAGCAGAACTGACGGCTCAATTTGAGGGTTCCCTGCTAAATGGGGTAGTGGTGATAACAGCAGATGCTGTGAGGATAGATGAGAATCAGTGGGACCAGGCACTTTATCAAGCAACATCAGTACAAACGGTCCCCAACCCAATTAAGGCCATTCCCTATTATGCTTGGTGCAACAGAGAGCAGGGGGAGATGCTCGTCTGGATCAATGAAGCATGA
- a CDS encoding DUF6171 family protein — protein MSTRCKACRTVEDILKLDVEQLVAEQLALETDLASDDLRTNRLSICAECSKRSNHTCTLCGCFIQFRTSLAYKSCPIKKW, from the coding sequence ATGAGTACACGATGTAAGGCTTGCCGAACAGTTGAAGACATTTTGAAGTTGGACGTTGAGCAGCTTGTTGCCGAACAGTTAGCGCTCGAAACGGACCTTGCGAGTGATGACCTTCGTACAAACCGTCTTTCCATATGTGCGGAGTGCTCGAAGCGCTCCAACCATACTTGTACTCTATGCGGCTGTTTTATCCAATTTCGAACGAGTTTAGCTTATAAAAGTTGTCCAATCAAAAAATGGTGA
- a CDS encoding alpha-N-arabinofuranosidase, with amino-acid sequence MVLTLTTDKKGSKISKYIYGQFAEHLGRCIYDGVYVGENSDIPNVNGMRTDVIEALKAVQVPLVRWPGGCFADEYHWKDGVGPKEARKKMINTHWGGVTEDNSFGTHEFFEMLRQIGADAYVNGNVGSGTVEEMQEWVDYMTMPGESPMANFRRENGHDEPFKVAFFGVGNENWGCGGNMRPEYYADLYRRYQTYVRQYGEEKIYKIACGPSVDDYNWMEVLMANAARYMDGISLHHYTIPTGNWQDKGNATGFPESEWVSTMERAQYMDELITKHSHIMDKYDPEKRVGLIVDEWGIWVNVEPGTNPGFLFQQNTIRDAMVAAITFNIFHKHADRVYMANIAQMINVLQAMILTEGDKMVVTPTYHVFDLYKNHQDAESIEIYGEHSDSITCTASKKAGLTTLSICNFSTDQKEELEFKLTEGQFSSLEGQYIAGEKMDSHNSFDEPDVIKIKEFTSYKEVDGKLVVSVPAMSVVTMTFKN; translated from the coding sequence ATGGTTTTAACACTCACGACTGATAAAAAGGGATCCAAAATAAGCAAGTACATTTATGGCCAATTTGCCGAACATTTAGGGCGATGCATTTATGATGGGGTTTACGTCGGTGAAAACTCAGATATTCCGAATGTGAATGGGATGCGCACGGATGTCATTGAAGCCTTAAAAGCTGTTCAAGTCCCGCTCGTTCGCTGGCCAGGAGGCTGTTTTGCGGATGAATACCATTGGAAAGATGGGGTTGGACCGAAAGAAGCGCGCAAAAAGATGATCAACACCCACTGGGGCGGTGTGACGGAGGATAACTCATTTGGAACGCATGAATTTTTTGAAATGCTAAGGCAAATAGGGGCTGATGCCTACGTGAACGGAAATGTGGGCAGCGGAACGGTTGAAGAAATGCAGGAATGGGTCGACTATATGACGATGCCTGGTGAGTCTCCGATGGCTAATTTCAGGCGTGAAAATGGCCATGATGAGCCTTTTAAAGTGGCGTTTTTCGGTGTCGGTAATGAGAACTGGGGCTGCGGTGGAAATATGCGCCCAGAATATTATGCCGACCTTTATAGAAGATATCAAACCTATGTCCGTCAATACGGTGAGGAGAAGATTTACAAAATTGCCTGCGGACCAAGCGTAGATGATTACAACTGGATGGAAGTTCTTATGGCCAATGCTGCACGGTATATGGATGGCATTAGTCTGCATCATTACACCATTCCAACCGGAAATTGGCAGGATAAAGGAAATGCAACGGGATTTCCTGAGAGTGAATGGGTCAGTACGATGGAGCGAGCTCAGTACATGGATGAATTGATTACCAAACATAGCCATATTATGGATAAATATGATCCAGAGAAACGAGTTGGCTTAATTGTTGATGAGTGGGGAATTTGGGTCAATGTTGAACCGGGTACGAACCCTGGGTTTCTCTTCCAGCAAAATACAATTCGTGATGCCATGGTGGCCGCCATTACCTTTAACATTTTCCATAAGCATGCGGACCGCGTCTACATGGCTAACATTGCCCAAATGATTAATGTGTTACAGGCGATGATCTTGACAGAAGGCGACAAAATGGTAGTAACACCCACGTATCATGTCTTTGATTTGTATAAAAATCATCAAGATGCAGAGTCGATTGAGATATATGGGGAGCACTCAGATTCTATCACTTGTACCGCCTCTAAGAAAGCAGGTTTAACAACACTCTCCATTTGCAATTTTAGCACTGATCAGAAAGAGGAGCTTGAATTCAAATTGACAGAGGGACAATTTTCAAGTTTAGAAGGTCAATATATTGCTGGAGAAAAGATGGACTCGCATAACTCCTTTGATGAACCGGATGTCATTAAAATAAAAGAATTTACAAGTTACAAAGAAGTGGATGGGAAGTTAGTGGTTTCCGTTCCCGCAATGAGCGTTGTGACGATGACTTTCAAGAATTAG
- a CDS encoding ArsR family transcriptional regulator: MELNLTASDDYVSIYEALASPVRLKIIRLLSEKAMNNTELAEQLSLSKAIVTMHVNKLSDAGIITTELKRVGKTTTKISTLALNRITIDLPVLHDTNNDPFYEMRVPVGHYTDFLVRPTCGLATTEKIIGHLDDPRYFLDPARMNAGIVWLGTGFLEYKVPNYLLASDRPKTLEITMEIASEAPSINEDWPSDISFYMNSLFIGTWTSPGDFGESRGIYTPRWWPRDINQHGLRKIIRIDDKGTFIDGEKLSTITINQLDLRQKYLTFRLSVPEDANHPGGLTLYGQGFGNYNEDLVFRLYYSSSQFQKA, translated from the coding sequence ATGGAACTGAATCTTACGGCAAGTGATGACTATGTCTCGATTTATGAAGCGCTCGCGAGCCCTGTCCGTCTGAAGATCATCCGACTTTTATCAGAGAAAGCCATGAACAATACCGAACTAGCTGAACAACTCAGCTTGAGTAAAGCGATCGTGACGATGCATGTCAACAAGTTAAGTGATGCGGGCATTATTACCACCGAATTAAAACGAGTGGGGAAAACGACAACCAAAATCAGCACACTAGCTCTCAATAGAATTACAATTGATCTGCCCGTGTTACACGATACAAACAACGATCCTTTTTATGAAATGAGAGTCCCAGTTGGCCATTACACCGATTTTCTAGTTCGTCCGACTTGCGGACTCGCGACAACAGAGAAAATTATCGGACATCTGGACGATCCTCGCTATTTTCTGGACCCTGCCCGGATGAATGCCGGAATCGTCTGGTTAGGCACTGGGTTTCTGGAATACAAAGTCCCGAATTATTTATTGGCAAGCGACCGGCCGAAGACACTGGAAATCACGATGGAGATCGCATCCGAAGCTCCTTCAATTAATGAAGATTGGCCCTCTGACATTTCTTTTTACATGAATAGCCTCTTTATTGGCACCTGGACAAGTCCGGGTGATTTTGGGGAAAGTCGCGGCATTTATACACCTCGCTGGTGGCCAAGAGATATTAATCAACATGGCTTGCGAAAAATTATTCGCATTGACGATAAAGGAACTTTTATAGACGGTGAGAAACTGTCAACCATCACGATCAACCAACTGGACCTGCGGCAAAAATACTTAACTTTCCGGTTATCCGTTCCTGAGGATGCCAACCATCCCGGTGGCCTGACTCTGTATGGGCAAGGTTTTGGGAACTATAATGAGGATCTCGTATTCAGACTTTATTATTCGAGTTCTCAGTTTCAAAAGGCATAG
- a CDS encoding glycoside hydrolase family 27 protein — MNHHQFANRPPMGWNSWDCYGASVREEEVRGNADYMAQHLKEFGWEYVVVDIQWYEPGAHSSIYRPFVPLEMDEYSRLIPAESRFPSAKNGDGFKRLADYIHGLGLKFGIHIMRGIPRQAVHANTSIKGTDKRARDIAHTNSICPWNTDMYGVDASKEGAQAYYNSIFDLYAEWEVDFVKVDDSAASRLYDIHVDEIKLIRQAIDQCGRPMVLSLSPGPAPLEYGSLLVENANMWRMTDDLWDHWPEIVKMFDRCEKWAELVGPGHWPDCDMLPLGHIGIRSVDGGGGDRWTRLTSDEQLTMMSLWCMFRSPLMFGGELRDNDEWTLSLLTNQEVLELHRNSYDNRLVTKEGSTIIWAAKGVQEPITYLALFNTGEESATISVPLEKIGVQAYSHCLNLWTGELLETNPKEIGGEVPRHGVLLVKLF; from the coding sequence ATGAATCATCATCAATTTGCCAATCGTCCACCAATGGGATGGAATAGTTGGGATTGTTATGGTGCCAGTGTTCGCGAAGAAGAAGTAAGGGGTAATGCGGACTATATGGCACAGCATTTAAAGGAATTTGGCTGGGAGTATGTGGTGGTTGATATTCAATGGTATGAACCAGGGGCGCATTCATCTATCTATCGGCCTTTTGTACCACTCGAAATGGACGAATACTCCCGTTTGATTCCAGCCGAAAGTCGTTTCCCTTCAGCCAAGAATGGTGATGGGTTTAAGCGGTTAGCTGATTATATTCATGGGCTGGGCTTAAAGTTTGGCATTCATATTATGCGCGGGATCCCGCGACAGGCGGTTCATGCAAACACATCAATCAAAGGAACTGATAAGAGGGCCAGAGACATTGCTCATACGAATTCCATCTGTCCATGGAATACGGATATGTATGGGGTGGATGCTTCGAAAGAGGGGGCACAAGCTTATTATAATTCTATCTTTGATTTATATGCTGAATGGGAAGTTGATTTTGTAAAGGTAGATGATAGTGCCGCTTCACGCTTATATGATATTCATGTTGATGAAATAAAGTTGATTCGACAGGCTATTGATCAATGCGGACGCCCAATGGTATTAAGCTTATCACCAGGTCCTGCTCCATTAGAATATGGGAGTCTTTTAGTTGAGAATGCCAATATGTGGCGAATGACAGATGACCTTTGGGATCATTGGCCAGAAATAGTCAAAATGTTTGATCGCTGTGAAAAGTGGGCGGAGCTCGTAGGACCCGGGCATTGGCCAGATTGTGATATGCTTCCACTCGGTCATATAGGTATACGTTCGGTAGACGGAGGCGGTGGAGATCGTTGGACAAGACTTACCTCCGATGAGCAATTAACCATGATGTCACTGTGGTGTATGTTTCGCTCTCCCTTAATGTTTGGGGGCGAGTTGCGGGATAATGATGAATGGACACTTTCATTATTAACCAATCAAGAAGTTTTAGAATTACATAGAAACAGTTATGACAATCGATTGGTCACAAAAGAAGGCTCTACCATTATTTGGGCAGCCAAGGGTGTTCAGGAACCGATAACTTATCTTGCTCTATTTAATACAGGAGAAGAATCGGCCACCATTTCTGTTCCTCTAGAAAAAATAGGCGTTCAGGCATACAGTCACTGTCTAAACCTATGGACAGGAGAGCTTCTAGAGACAAACCCAAAAGAGATTGGTGGTGAAGTTCCCAGACATGGTGTGTTATTGGTAAAGTTATTTTAA
- a CDS encoding DUF4129 domain-containing protein translates to MESTKLSHLFGKWLDGLVEYLLVFPILLFIGVRFVTSPLLVMVSLPCVFVMGTLLGFWAPNKKRFVYMGSSLLISAVLAFFSSPHLLHQCILLLLNFICFYRGLYYGNLKEGNGPSRWAYWLIGFPIYFFAYFFFKYMPSLHSYLGVMTTAGVLMVMATLLAGNRELLTTSSLDKQARPVVPRAITSKNVILIIITLVVIGILAAFQTVKQAVLYVISGLIRGLFWVMSLFGSKETGQEPAKSSQTSLFLQPGHPSKLALLIDKLVHICFYIGLILVALWLIYYLSKNLGKWIKSGSRWLMKQLNALFHLQSLRKTEEIEYYDEKESLFSFKGWRESKKGQARQALRHLLRRETKWEDLENDEKIRHTYRQVVLHHIRTGLSFKPSQTPAETIQKVSQVSPLSEKELKTLSETYNKVRYGNSQPGEDELMTASKLLTNMNRTRTGK, encoded by the coding sequence TTGGAATCAACTAAGCTTTCTCACCTATTTGGAAAATGGCTGGATGGACTTGTCGAATACTTGTTAGTGTTTCCGATCCTGCTTTTTATAGGGGTTCGATTCGTCACCTCACCTTTATTAGTAATGGTGAGTCTCCCTTGTGTGTTTGTAATGGGGACGCTTTTGGGCTTTTGGGCACCTAACAAGAAGCGGTTTGTCTATATGGGTTCTTCGCTCCTTATTAGTGCGGTCCTCGCTTTTTTTAGCTCACCTCATCTTTTGCACCAATGCATTCTCCTTCTCTTAAACTTTATTTGCTTTTATAGAGGCCTTTATTATGGAAACTTGAAGGAGGGGAATGGACCTTCAAGATGGGCCTATTGGTTAATTGGATTTCCCATTTACTTTTTTGCCTATTTTTTCTTTAAATACATGCCGTCCCTTCACTCTTACCTTGGTGTGATGACAACGGCGGGTGTTCTCATGGTCATGGCTACCCTGCTTGCAGGAAATCGAGAACTTTTAACCACTTCTAGTCTCGACAAGCAAGCGAGACCGGTCGTGCCGAGGGCGATTACAAGTAAAAATGTGATCTTAATTATCATTACCCTAGTAGTGATCGGCATTTTAGCGGCTTTTCAGACTGTCAAACAAGCGGTTCTTTATGTCATTTCGGGCCTGATTCGGGGATTATTTTGGGTGATGTCTCTTTTTGGTTCAAAAGAAACGGGACAGGAGCCCGCGAAGAGCAGCCAAACCTCCTTATTCTTACAGCCCGGACATCCTTCAAAGCTTGCCCTTCTAATAGATAAGCTTGTCCATATTTGTTTTTATATTGGACTGATCCTCGTTGCGTTATGGCTGATCTATTATTTGAGCAAAAATCTTGGGAAATGGATCAAATCGGGATCTAGATGGCTGATGAAGCAATTAAATGCTTTGTTTCATTTACAGTCACTAAGGAAGACAGAGGAGATCGAGTATTATGATGAGAAAGAAAGTCTCTTTAGTTTTAAGGGGTGGCGGGAATCGAAGAAAGGTCAAGCAAGGCAAGCATTGCGTCATCTTTTAAGACGGGAGACAAAATGGGAAGACCTAGAGAACGATGAAAAGATTCGTCATACTTATCGTCAGGTTGTTCTTCATCATATAAGGACGGGATTATCTTTTAAGCCTTCACAAACGCCAGCCGAAACCATTCAAAAAGTAAGTCAAGTGAGTCCTCTCTCTGAGAAGGAATTGAAGACATTGTCAGAGACCTACAATAAAGTGAGGTATGGCAACAGCCAGCCAGGAGAAGATGAGCTCATGACGGCTTCAAAACTATTGACCAATATGAATAGAACGAGAACGGGTAAATAG
- a CDS encoding DUF58 domain-containing protein has protein sequence MNIAWFIFIAFLFLMAQSYLFRKWGLTRLTYSRTFSKESVFAGEEFEMLDEISNRKGLPIPWLRLESRIDPGLQFIRRQDSIKDEASEGYHKTLFSLFPYQKVTRRHRIKGLKRGVYHLENVSITLGDLIGLANAHESFHSEAMVLIYPKLVPIDQLPLPAHSLLGEITVKRWLMEDPFIRAGVRDYVNGDPLRSLNWKATARTGRLQVSKNDYTADFHLMIYLNLDETDDLWMPILNKPLAELKISYAATLATYLITKGISTGFGANSDFVPPFGSAPAQGRASVRIEPNHRQQQLTRLYDAMAKLSLDRSMSFPQFLNEDIGSRTNTDILIITSHVSEAWEERIRSIKNQGNEVHLLMISDSLNKGQEDKKEGEIKLGIN, from the coding sequence ATGAATATCGCCTGGTTTATATTTATTGCCTTTCTCTTTTTGATGGCACAGAGCTATCTATTTAGAAAATGGGGGCTTACTCGACTCACCTATTCCCGTACTTTTAGTAAAGAAAGTGTCTTTGCAGGTGAGGAGTTTGAGATGCTCGATGAAATTTCAAATAGAAAAGGCTTACCGATTCCTTGGTTAAGACTTGAATCACGGATTGATCCCGGTCTGCAGTTCATAAGGAGGCAGGATTCAATAAAGGATGAAGCGAGTGAAGGCTATCATAAAACCTTATTTAGCTTATTTCCTTATCAAAAGGTAACTCGAAGACATCGCATAAAGGGCTTGAAAAGAGGGGTTTATCATCTTGAAAACGTCTCAATTACACTGGGGGATCTAATTGGATTAGCGAATGCTCATGAAAGCTTTCATTCGGAAGCCATGGTGCTCATTTATCCCAAATTAGTTCCGATCGATCAATTGCCATTACCTGCCCATAGCTTGCTCGGTGAGATCACTGTAAAAAGATGGTTGATGGAAGATCCATTCATTCGGGCGGGAGTAAGAGATTATGTCAATGGGGATCCTTTGCGATCATTAAATTGGAAAGCAACCGCTCGAACCGGGCGTTTACAAGTCAGCAAAAATGATTATACCGCAGATTTTCATTTAATGATCTATTTGAATTTGGATGAAACGGACGATTTATGGATGCCGATCTTGAATAAACCTTTGGCTGAACTAAAAATCTCCTATGCGGCTACGCTCGCGACTTATTTAATAACGAAAGGAATCAGCACTGGATTTGGTGCTAATTCTGACTTTGTTCCACCTTTTGGAAGTGCTCCTGCACAGGGGAGGGCGTCTGTAAGAATTGAACCCAATCATCGACAACAGCAGCTCACCCGTCTATACGATGCGATGGCAAAATTAAGCTTGGATCGGAGTATGAGCTTTCCGCAATTTTTAAATGAAGATATCGGTTCACGTACCAATACGGATATTCTAATCATCACTTCGCACGTATCGGAGGCCTGGGAGGAAAGGATCCGTTCCATAAAAAATCAGGGGAATGAAGTTCATCTTCTGATGATTTCTGACTCTCTTAATAAGGGTCAGGAAGACAAGAAAGAAGGTGAAATAAAACTTGGAATCAACTAA